One part of the Oscillatoria sp. FACHB-1406 genome encodes these proteins:
- the argS gene encoding arginine--tRNA ligase — MISIQEQLKQKFSQALVSAFGSQYSNTDPVVVAASNPRFGDYQCNVALSLAKPLQQKPRDIAQQIIDRVDVGVMCETPEIAGPGFINLTLKPDYLAAQLNSIQSDPRLGVEQAEEPQREIVDFSSPNIAKEMHVGHLRSTIIGDSIARILEFRGHDVLRLNHVGDWGTQFGMLIAYLREVYPDALVAADALDIGDLVAFYRKAKVRFDEDTEFKEIARQEVVKLQAGDEDSRKAWQLLCEQSRREFQVIYDRLDIQLEERGESFYNPLLQGVVEDLAELGILEENEGAQCVFVEGFTNKSGDPLPLIVQKSNGGYNYATTDLAALRYRIQNDGAKRIIYVTDAGQANHFAQVFKVAKKAGWLPDGVEIVHVPFGLVLGEDGGKIKTRSGESVRLRDLLDEAISHAYSDLETRLQTEQREETEAFKKEVATAIGISAVKYADLSQNRVSNYIFSYDRMLDLKGNTAPYLIYAYARIKSISRKGEVDFDKLDSNAKIMLDTEQELILAKHLLQLGETLAEVERELLPNRLCQYLFELSQKFNQFFENCPVLKSEEPLRTSRLILCDLTARTLKLGLSLLGIPVLERM, encoded by the coding sequence ATGATTTCCATCCAAGAACAACTCAAACAAAAATTCAGTCAAGCTTTAGTTTCTGCTTTTGGTTCTCAATATAGCAATACCGATCCCGTTGTCGTTGCTGCAAGCAATCCTCGCTTCGGCGACTATCAATGCAATGTCGCCCTCTCCCTCGCAAAACCGCTTCAACAAAAACCGCGAGATATTGCCCAACAAATTATCGATCGCGTCGATGTCGGTGTCATGTGCGAAACGCCGGAAATTGCCGGTCCGGGCTTCATTAATCTCACCCTAAAACCCGATTACCTCGCAGCGCAATTAAACAGTATCCAATCCGATCCCCGTTTGGGAGTAGAACAAGCCGAAGAACCCCAACGAGAAATTGTCGATTTTTCTAGCCCCAATATTGCCAAAGAAATGCACGTCGGTCATTTGCGATCGACGATTATTGGTGACTCGATCGCTCGTATTTTAGAGTTTCGCGGTCATGATGTCTTGCGCCTCAATCATGTGGGCGATTGGGGAACTCAATTCGGGATGTTAATTGCCTATCTTAGGGAAGTTTATCCAGATGCTTTGGTAGCGGCTGATGCTTTGGATATTGGAGATTTAGTTGCTTTCTATAGAAAAGCTAAAGTTCGCTTCGATGAAGATACAGAATTTAAGGAAATCGCCCGTCAAGAAGTTGTTAAACTCCAAGCGGGAGATGAAGATAGTCGCAAAGCGTGGCAGTTACTCTGCGAGCAGTCCCGGCGGGAATTTCAAGTCATTTACGATCGCCTCGATATTCAACTTGAGGAGAGGGGAGAGTCGTTTTATAATCCACTCCTTCAAGGTGTTGTGGAAGATTTAGCCGAGTTGGGAATATTGGAAGAAAATGAGGGCGCGCAATGCGTTTTTGTGGAAGGGTTTACGAACAAATCCGGCGATCCGTTACCCTTAATCGTGCAAAAATCGAACGGCGGTTATAACTACGCAACGACCGATTTAGCAGCGCTGCGTTACCGCATTCAAAATGATGGGGCAAAACGCATTATTTATGTCACTGATGCGGGACAAGCCAATCATTTCGCGCAAGTGTTCAAAGTTGCAAAAAAGGCGGGTTGGCTTCCCGATGGCGTTGAAATCGTTCACGTTCCTTTTGGCTTAGTTTTAGGAGAAGATGGCGGAAAAATCAAGACGCGATCGGGGGAAAGCGTTCGCTTGCGGGATTTATTAGATGAAGCCATCTCTCACGCCTATTCCGATCTTGAAACTCGCCTTCAAACCGAGCAAAGAGAAGAAACTGAAGCCTTTAAAAAAGAGGTCGCAACGGCGATCGGGATTAGTGCTGTAAAATATGCCGATCTAAGTCAAAATCGCGTTAGCAACTACATCTTTAGTTACGATCGGATGTTAGATTTGAAAGGGAATACGGCTCCTTACTTGATTTATGCTTATGCTCGCATTAAAAGCATCAGTCGTAAGGGCGAAGTTGATTTCGACAAACTCGATTCTAACGCTAAGATTATGCTCGATACAGAGCAAGAGTTGATTTTAGCAAAACATCTTTTACAATTGGGAGAAACGCTAGCGGAAGTCGAGCGAGAATTATTACCCAATCGCCTCTGTCAGTATTTATTTGAGTTAAGTCAAAAGTTCAACCAGTTTTTTGAAAACTGTCCCGTATTAAAGTCGGAAGAACCCTTGCGAACCTCGCGTTTGATTCTCTGCGATTTGACAGCGCGGACATTAAAGTTAGGACTCTCGTTGCTGGGAATTCCAGTGTTGGAAAGGATGTAA
- a CDS encoding ribonucleotide-diphosphate reductase subunit beta, with translation MNYELQITNYELMSVNPIFNPKGDDSTETRKAWFGNTTNLMQLNDVRYSWAIGLYQQMRENFWIPQKLDITQDVVDYWNLTPEERRAYNGILAYLTFLDSVQTCNIPHLKSAITAPEISLCMAEQISQEGMHNQSYQYIIETIVPTENRAAVYDFWRTDSVLFSRCEFIAGLYQNYVDKPTHENYFVALLADYLLEGMYFYNGFIFFYNLASRMLMPGSADIFKMINRDELSHVRLFQKLIPEAMQVFPHSRDRVYEMFDSAVQHECNWTNHIIGNNILGITEASTEQYTKYLANIRLRAIGLDYLYPEAKYLKSPYTHLERFSDTKKEAHTKANFFEAGVTSYVMSSGISGWDEI, from the coding sequence ATGAATTACGAATTACAAATTACGAATTACGAATTAATGTCTGTCAATCCTATCTTTAATCCCAAGGGAGATGACAGCACTGAAACGCGCAAAGCCTGGTTTGGAAATACAACTAACTTAATGCAGCTTAACGATGTTCGTTACAGTTGGGCGATTGGTTTGTATCAACAAATGCGGGAAAATTTCTGGATCCCGCAGAAGCTGGATATTACCCAGGATGTTGTCGATTACTGGAATTTAACGCCCGAAGAACGTAGAGCTTATAATGGTATTTTAGCTTACTTAACTTTTTTAGATTCGGTTCAAACTTGCAACATCCCTCATTTAAAAAGTGCAATTACTGCTCCTGAAATTAGTTTGTGCATGGCCGAACAAATTTCCCAGGAAGGAATGCACAACCAAAGTTATCAATACATTATTGAAACGATCGTCCCCACTGAGAATAGAGCCGCCGTTTATGATTTTTGGCGAACGGATAGCGTCCTTTTTTCGCGTTGCGAGTTTATTGCAGGGTTGTATCAAAACTATGTCGATAAACCGACTCATGAAAATTACTTTGTGGCTTTACTCGCTGATTATTTATTGGAGGGAATGTACTTTTACAATGGTTTTATTTTCTTCTATAACTTGGCTTCAAGAATGTTGATGCCTGGGAGTGCGGATATTTTTAAAATGATCAATCGCGACGAACTTTCTCACGTTCGTTTGTTCCAGAAACTAATTCCCGAAGCGATGCAAGTTTTCCCCCATTCGCGCGATCGCGTCTACGAAATGTTCGATAGCGCCGTGCAGCACGAATGCAATTGGACAAACCACATTATCGGGAACAATATTTTGGGGATTACCGAAGCATCAACCGAGCAGTATACGAAATATTTAGCCAATATCCGACTGCGCGCGATCGGATTGGATTATTTGTACCCGGAGGCGAAATACCTAAAGAGTCCTTACACGCACCTCGAACGTTTTTCTGATACCAAAAAAGAAGCCCACACTAAGGCGAACTTTTTTGAAGCGGGCGTAACGAGTTATGTGATGTCTTCGGGGATTAGCGGTTGGGATGAGATTTAA
- a CDS encoding low molecular weight protein-tyrosine-phosphatase: MLYKILFVCLGNICRSPAAENIMNYAIERAGLSDRILCDSAGTSNYHIGASPDRRMQAAARDRGMIFQGAARQFQVEDFEEFDLIIAMDNENYRDILRLDPQGKYRDKVHLMCKFATRHSEQDVPDPYYGGQQGFDRVIDLLLDACDGLLQHVLETESF, encoded by the coding sequence ATGCTTTACAAAATCCTCTTTGTCTGCCTCGGTAATATTTGTCGCTCTCCGGCGGCGGAGAATATCATGAATTACGCGATCGAGCGCGCGGGATTGAGCGATCGCATTCTCTGCGACTCGGCGGGAACCTCCAACTATCATATCGGTGCATCGCCCGATCGCCGAATGCAAGCCGCTGCTCGCGATCGAGGAATGATTTTCCAAGGCGCAGCCCGACAGTTTCAAGTCGAAGATTTTGAAGAATTTGACTTAATCATCGCGATGGATAACGAAAATTATCGCGATATTCTCCGCTTGGATCCCCAAGGAAAATATCGCGATAAAGTGCATCTGATGTGTAAATTTGCAACTCGCCATTCCGAGCAGGACGTTCCCGATCCCTACTACGGAGGTCAACAAGGATTCGATCGCGTCATCGATTTGTTGCTGGATGCTTGCGATGGCTTATTACAGCACGTCCTCGAAACCGAATCTTTCTAG
- a CDS encoding SGNH/GDSL hydrolase family protein: MFKFHRNSFKSSYRSSYYGKRKRNSPPLWMVLAAIPPSLILLEILTRLALGVSGQGRETASYKGEPAIQSAYALKFLDRNKHPYAGLSDSGALLAQASPYTGYELAKNQKNQLWQIDDQGFRNDKPIPLAKPKGEVRIFILGNSTAFGQGSPNNAATIASKLEARLQERVSQQQQSPEKYRPDSLSFYKPERVKMLALPPKVRPGSYRVINAAVPGYTSGNYLAQLALEILPYKPDAIIVLGGYTDLVLPSNEIATTIPKLEEYLSDPSAHYWDAFGQGWQKFLSNFALYRVVRGLTQKPDLPLAEKTFGVLERDKSLENHLAENEAELERRVQRYSDNSKQLLQLCTAAGVPLLLALQPEISGRSPEAMSETEKAVLNKLGEDYLKRSQKGYAELAKVHDTLKKAFPNNLYIYNFYKLDKPAAEQSFFDPIHLTEAANTELAKRLYDGVTKIPKMQVTPENLNPK; this comes from the coding sequence ATGTTTAAATTTCACCGTAACTCCTTCAAATCCTCCTATCGCAGTTCCTATTACGGCAAGCGCAAGCGAAATTCACCGCCTTTATGGATGGTTCTGGCTGCAATTCCGCCCAGCTTAATTCTGCTAGAGATTTTGACTCGATTAGCACTCGGAGTTTCGGGACAAGGTAGAGAAACTGCCAGCTACAAAGGCGAACCCGCCATTCAAAGCGCCTACGCTCTCAAGTTTCTCGATCGCAACAAACATCCTTACGCCGGTCTGTCCGATAGCGGCGCATTACTCGCTCAAGCCAGCCCTTACACCGGTTACGAACTCGCAAAAAATCAGAAAAACCAGCTTTGGCAAATTGACGACCAAGGGTTTCGCAACGACAAACCCATTCCCCTCGCCAAGCCCAAAGGAGAAGTTCGCATTTTCATCTTAGGGAACTCTACCGCCTTCGGTCAAGGCAGCCCCAACAACGCCGCGACCATCGCCTCAAAACTAGAAGCGCGCTTGCAAGAACGAGTCTCCCAGCAACAACAAAGTCCTGAAAAATACCGTCCCGATTCCCTCAGCTTCTACAAACCCGAACGCGTTAAAATGCTAGCGCTTCCCCCAAAAGTTCGCCCGGGCAGCTACCGCGTCATCAACGCCGCCGTTCCCGGCTATACCTCCGGTAACTATCTCGCCCAACTCGCCCTCGAAATTCTCCCCTACAAACCCGATGCAATTATCGTTTTAGGCGGTTACACAGACCTCGTACTCCCAAGCAATGAAATCGCCACTACGATTCCCAAACTCGAAGAGTACCTCAGCGACCCATCTGCCCATTATTGGGATGCTTTCGGTCAAGGGTGGCAAAAATTCTTATCCAATTTTGCTTTGTATCGCGTCGTTCGGGGATTGACGCAGAAGCCCGATCTCCCCTTAGCTGAGAAAACCTTCGGTGTATTAGAGCGCGATAAATCCCTCGAGAACCATTTAGCCGAGAATGAGGCAGAATTAGAACGGCGCGTCCAACGCTATAGCGACAACTCCAAGCAACTCCTACAATTGTGTACCGCCGCAGGCGTTCCCCTCCTCCTCGCTTTGCAACCGGAAATTAGCGGGCGATCGCCCGAAGCGATGAGCGAAACTGAAAAAGCCGTCCTCAATAAATTGGGTGAAGATTACCTCAAACGCAGTCAAAAAGGTTACGCAGAACTTGCTAAAGTTCACGACACGCTCAAAAAAGCTTTTCCCAATAACCTCTACATTTATAACTTTTATAAGCTCGATAAACCTGCTGCCGAGCAGTCTTTTTTCGATCCCATTCATCTCACCGAGGCTGCCAATACAGAGCTAGCTAAACGCTTATACGATGGCGTTACAAAAATCCCCAAAATGCAGGTAACGCCAGAAAATTTAAACCCTAAATAG
- a CDS encoding OsmC family protein has translation MKEHLYRVATVWTGAAQGATTDYRSYAREYTVQVEGKPTLVGSADPTFRGDAKLYNPEDLLVISLSACHLLSYLALCARSRIQVISYCDRAEGKMSVIENKMRFTEVILRPKVLISAGDNLEKAIALHQQAHEECFIANSVAFPVTHYPTVRITRNSSV, from the coding sequence ATGAAAGAACATCTCTATCGAGTTGCAACGGTTTGGACGGGAGCCGCGCAAGGTGCAACGACTGACTACCGTTCTTATGCTCGCGAGTATACAGTTCAGGTGGAAGGAAAACCCACGTTAGTGGGTTCGGCAGACCCAACTTTTAGAGGGGATGCGAAACTTTACAATCCCGAAGACTTATTAGTAATTTCTTTGTCTGCCTGCCATCTGTTGAGCTATTTAGCCTTATGCGCTCGTTCGAGAATTCAAGTCATTTCTTATTGCGATCGCGCGGAGGGAAAAATGAGCGTTATTGAAAACAAGATGCGCTTTACGGAAGTTATCCTGCGTCCCAAAGTTTTGATTAGCGCCGGAGACAACCTCGAAAAGGCGATCGCGCTGCACCAACAAGCTCACGAAGAATGTTTTATTGCAAATTCCGTTGCTTTTCCCGTTACTCATTATCCGACAGTACGAATCACTCGGAATTCATCGGTTTGA
- a CDS encoding ribonucleoside-diphosphate reductase subunit alpha, producing the protein MKLQKILQTEIMQQPSVKSIAVQPLSTMGGGAETRSSLPRFPHTEGVVSGIPSNVRVIRRDGSRAKLNIAKIRNVVAWATADLEANPIALEAGLVTRLRDGVTTREIQDNLIDCALAACSPEEPDWRYVAGRLQVWSLWKDTLVIRNAEGVIRGYDAIEEIYSHYPEVVAAQVAAGRYTSRITECYSEVELAIAGTWINPDWDKDYDFAGITLLCKRYLLPDELPQEALLTCALLLASVEKTENRLCWAKKFYEAIAQRQISLATPILANLRIPNGSLSSCFIVAMEDNLESIYATLTDTARISKNGGGVGVNVSRIRATGSWVMGKPNASGGVIPWIKLLNDTAIAVNQGGRRAGAVTVSLDIWHLDVPEFLEMQTENGDRRRKAYDIFPQLVVCDEFMRRVEAKEDWTLVDPYEVREKLGIELAELWGKGFEKAYRQIEASAGDGLILYKRVSARELFKEIMRSQVETGMPYLAFKDTINRANPNKHEGYIPGVNLCCESFSVVVPHSLAHCCNLVSLNFANLDTEQLPDICAISVRILDNTIDITAPPFADAKAHNDRFRTIGVGAMGLADWLAKRRLRYSDLPEIDRLFEDFGYHCTRASMELAKERGAYPAFEGSEWSRGKLIGARDVEWFVQYSEGGERWVQLSRDIQAFGIRNSHITAIAPNTSSSLVQGCTASVLPVYSRFFYDKWAKGTVPIAPPFIKEAFWFYPENKTLDQNTVVRAIAVIQKWIDTGISMELLFNLNGGVYFPEQRDRSISAKDIFETLLLAWKEGCKAIYYIRTVQKDDFKEGAANCSACAN; encoded by the coding sequence GTGAAACTTCAGAAAATTCTCCAGACCGAGATTATGCAACAGCCGTCCGTAAAATCTATCGCCGTCCAGCCTCTCTCCACAATGGGTGGCGGTGCAGAAACGCGCTCTTCACTGCCCCGATTTCCCCATACTGAGGGGGTAGTGTCAGGAATTCCCTCTAACGTGCGCGTGATTCGTCGCGATGGTTCGAGGGCAAAGCTGAATATTGCGAAAATTCGCAACGTCGTTGCTTGGGCGACAGCAGATTTAGAAGCGAACCCGATCGCCCTCGAAGCGGGATTGGTAACGCGCCTTCGCGACGGCGTAACTACTAGGGAAATTCAAGATAACTTAATCGATTGCGCGCTGGCGGCGTGCAGCCCAGAAGAACCGGATTGGCGTTACGTGGCGGGGCGGCTGCAAGTTTGGAGTTTGTGGAAAGATACGCTCGTTATCCGCAACGCAGAAGGTGTTATTCGCGGCTACGATGCGATCGAAGAGATATACAGCCACTACCCCGAAGTTGTTGCCGCGCAAGTCGCCGCCGGACGGTATACATCGCGAATTACGGAATGTTACAGCGAAGTGGAACTCGCGATCGCGGGAACCTGGATTAACCCCGACTGGGATAAGGACTACGATTTCGCGGGCATTACCCTACTTTGTAAGCGCTACCTTTTGCCCGACGAACTCCCTCAAGAGGCGCTTCTGACTTGCGCGCTACTCCTCGCCTCTGTCGAAAAGACTGAGAACCGTTTGTGCTGGGCGAAAAAATTCTACGAAGCGATCGCGCAACGCCAAATCTCCCTCGCGACTCCTATTCTCGCCAACCTCAGAATCCCCAACGGTTCCCTCTCCTCCTGCTTTATCGTCGCAATGGAGGACAATCTAGAAAGCATTTACGCAACACTCACCGACACCGCGAGAATCTCTAAGAATGGTGGCGGTGTGGGGGTGAACGTTTCCCGCATCCGCGCGACGGGTAGCTGGGTGATGGGGAAACCAAACGCATCGGGCGGGGTGATTCCTTGGATTAAGTTATTGAATGATACCGCGATCGCAGTTAACCAAGGCGGTCGTCGTGCGGGCGCGGTAACAGTTAGCCTCGATATCTGGCATCTCGATGTACCCGAATTCCTGGAGATGCAAACCGAGAACGGAGACAGGCGGCGCAAAGCTTACGACATCTTCCCGCAACTCGTCGTCTGCGATGAATTTATGCGGCGGGTGGAAGCGAAGGAAGATTGGACGCTAGTAGACCCTTATGAGGTGCGGGAGAAGCTAGGAATCGAGTTGGCTGAGTTGTGGGGGAAGGGTTTCGAGAAAGCTTACCGCCAAATCGAAGCAAGCGCCGGTGATGGATTAATTTTATATAAACGGGTTTCGGCGCGAGAGTTATTCAAGGAAATCATGCGATCGCAGGTCGAAACCGGGATGCCCTACCTCGCCTTCAAGGATACGATTAACCGCGCTAACCCCAACAAGCACGAAGGGTACATTCCAGGGGTAAATTTATGTTGCGAATCCTTCTCCGTCGTCGTTCCTCACAGCCTAGCCCATTGCTGTAACCTTGTCTCGCTCAACTTTGCTAACCTCGATACGGAGCAATTACCGGATATTTGCGCGATCTCCGTCCGCATCCTCGACAATACCATCGATATCACCGCGCCGCCCTTTGCTGACGCGAAAGCCCACAACGATCGCTTCCGAACGATTGGGGTCGGCGCGATGGGGCTGGCAGATTGGTTGGCAAAGCGCCGCCTTCGGTACAGTGACTTACCGGAGATCGATCGCTTATTTGAAGATTTTGGCTATCATTGCACTCGCGCGTCGATGGAACTCGCGAAGGAACGGGGCGCTTATCCGGCGTTTGAGGGTAGCGAATGGAGTCGAGGGAAACTCATCGGCGCTCGCGATGTCGAATGGTTCGTACAATATTCAGAAGGCGGAGAACGCTGGGTGCAGTTATCGCGGGATATCCAAGCGTTTGGCATCCGTAACTCGCATATCACTGCGATCGCGCCCAATACCTCATCCTCTCTCGTCCAAGGGTGTACCGCTAGCGTGTTGCCCGTTTATAGTCGCTTTTTCTACGATAAATGGGCGAAAGGGACGGTTCCGATCGCGCCGCCGTTTATTAAGGAGGCGTTCTGGTTCTATCCTGAAAATAAGACACTCGATCAAAACACGGTTGTTCGCGCGATCGCGGTCATTCAAAAATGGATCGATACCGGAATTTCAATGGAACTACTCTTTAACCTGAATGGTGGCGTATATTTTCCAGAACAACGCGATCGCTCAATTTCTGCCAAAGATATTTTTGAGACATTGCTTCTCGCCTGGAAAGAAGGTTGCAAGGCAATTTACTACATCCGTACCGTCCAGAAGGACGATTTTAAAGAAGGTGCAGCTAATTGCAGTGCTTGCGCGAACTAA
- the clpS gene encoding ATP-dependent Clp protease adapter ClpS encodes MTTETIVKPSDSTSTVRKPAPRYRVLLHNDDFNSMEYVVQTLMQTVAGLTQPQAVNIMMEAHTSGTALVITCALEHAEFYCETLKNHGLTSTIEPDE; translated from the coding sequence ATGACAACAGAAACCATCGTTAAACCGTCCGATTCGACTTCTACCGTTCGCAAACCCGCACCGCGTTATCGCGTTCTGCTCCATAACGACGACTTCAACTCAATGGAGTATGTCGTACAAACGCTCATGCAAACTGTCGCCGGTTTGACGCAGCCCCAAGCCGTCAATATCATGATGGAAGCCCACACCAGCGGTACGGCGCTCGTCATTACCTGCGCCCTCGAACACGCTGAGTTTTACTGCGAAACCTTGAAGAATCACGGGCTAACGAGTACCATCGAACCCGACGAATAA
- a CDS encoding DUF4346 domain-containing protein, translating to MIRALDNLTAIDNTLSNRFIELDPAGYFIIYVDRERGLICAEHYTNNINEKGLAVDPETGEPFPCDRKLERKPTVKFTGRTAKEIGMKITEEAKPCPLSKLDHALYLGREFVRAEIALVSGQEYVQD from the coding sequence ATGATAAGAGCGCTTGACAATTTGACCGCGATCGATAATACACTCTCTAACCGTTTCATCGAACTCGATCCGGCAGGATATTTTATCATTTATGTGGATCGGGAACGAGGGTTAATTTGCGCCGAACATTACACGAATAATATCAACGAAAAAGGTTTAGCCGTCGATCCGGAGACGGGCGAACCTTTCCCGTGCGATCGCAAATTAGAACGAAAGCCAACGGTGAAATTTACCGGACGAACCGCGAAGGAAATCGGGATGAAAATAACTGAAGAAGCGAAACCTTGCCCGCTGAGTAAGTTGGATCATGCTTTATATTTAGGTCGAGAATTCGTGCGAGCCGAAATAGCCTTAGTTTCGGGTCAAGAATACGTTCAAGATTGA
- a CDS encoding Uma2 family endonuclease, whose protein sequence is MTVLLQTTILPPLENGDRLTRLEFERRYRAMPHLKKAELVEGVVYVASPVRVNHHAKPHALAMTWLGVYWAATPGVDLGDNATVRLDADNEVQPDAYLRRETGGNSRISNDDYLEGAPELIVEIAASSASYDLNDKLKAYRRNGVEEYLVWQSYEARLDWFRLREGRYVALEADADGIIRSEVFPGLWLSVTAFERGDAASVVAVLQQGLQSAEHQDFIARSPA, encoded by the coding sequence ATGACTGTCCTATTGCAAACAACAATCCTTCCTCCTCTAGAAAATGGCGATCGCTTGACGCGCCTCGAATTCGAGCGTCGCTACCGCGCCATGCCCCACCTCAAAAAAGCCGAATTAGTAGAAGGAGTTGTTTACGTGGCTTCCCCCGTTCGCGTTAATCACCATGCTAAACCCCATGCGTTGGCAATGACTTGGTTAGGAGTCTATTGGGCTGCAACGCCGGGAGTTGATTTGGGGGATAATGCTACCGTTCGCCTCGATGCCGACAACGAAGTGCAGCCCGATGCTTACTTACGCCGAGAAACGGGCGGCAATTCCCGCATTAGCAATGACGATTACCTCGAAGGCGCGCCAGAACTGATTGTCGAAATTGCCGCTAGCAGCGCCTCCTACGATCTCAACGATAAACTCAAGGCTTATCGACGCAATGGCGTGGAGGAGTATCTCGTCTGGCAAAGTTACGAAGCGCGCCTCGATTGGTTTCGCCTGCGCGAAGGTCGATATGTAGCCTTAGAAGCCGATGCGGATGGGATTATTCGCAGCGAAGTATTTCCGGGATTGTGGCTGTCGGTGACGGCATTTGAGCGAGGAGATGCAGCGTCGGTGGTTGCGGTTCTTCAGCAAGGGTTGCAGTCGGCAGAACACCAAGATTTCATCGCGCGATCGCCCGCATAA
- a CDS encoding Uma2 family endonuclease → MTALSPTTILPPLENGDRLTRLEFERRYRAMPHLKKAELVEGVVYVASPVRVNHHAKPHALAMTWLGVYWAATPGVDLGDNATVRLDADNEVQPDAYLRRETGGNSRISDDDYLEGAPELIVEIAASSASYDLNDKLNAYRRNGVEEYLVWQSYEARLDWFRLREGRYVALEADANGMIRSEIFPGLWLSVTAFERGDAASVVAVLQQGLQSAEHQDFIAQLTLD, encoded by the coding sequence ATGACTGCCTTATCGCCAACAACAATCCTTCCTCCCTTAGAAAACGGCGATCGCTTGACGCGCCTCGAATTCGAGCGTCGCTACCGCGCCATGCCCCACCTCAAAAAAGCCGAATTAGTAGAAGGAGTTGTTTACGTGGCTTCCCCCGTTCGCGTTAATCACCATGCTAAACCCCACGCGTTGGCAATGACTTGGTTAGGAGTCTATTGGGCAGCAACGCCGGGAGTTGATTTGGGGGATAATGCTACCGTTCGCCTCGATGCCGACAACGAAGTGCAGCCCGATGCTTACTTACGCCGAGAAACGGGCGGCAATTCCCGCATTAGCGATGACGATTACCTCGAAGGCGCGCCAGAACTGATTGTCGAAATTGCTGCCAGCAGCGCCTCCTACGATCTCAACGATAAACTTAATGCTTACCGACGCAATGGCGTGGAAGAGTATCTCGTCTGGCAAAGTTACGAAGCGCGCCTCGATTGGTTTCGCCTGCGCGAAGGTAGATATGTAGCCTTAGAAGCCGATGCAAATGGGATGATTCGCAGCGAAATCTTTCCGGGATTGTGGCTGTCGGTGACGGCATTTGAGCGAGGAGATGCAGCGTCGGTGGTTGCGGTTCTTCAGCAAGGGTTACAGTCGGCAGAACACCAAGATTTTATCGCGCAACTCACTCTCGACTAA
- a CDS encoding stomatin-like protein — protein sequence MLDYLLYSLITVSLGGIGYCLLALRTVSEGNEALVERLGKFHRKLSPGLHLVTPLFDTIVVEDTNREKVLDVPPQNTITKDNVSLRVDAVVYWQIIDLEKTFYVVEDIQHAIENLVLTTLRSEIGRLDLEDTYAARDSLNKTLLRQLDEATSNWGVKITRVEVQELQPTPAVMESLEKERAAKSKKRAEVTEAEGLVESIEKISNALDRSSTRKQVLNFLLAQRYVEANEKIGTSTNSKILFMDPGDLNEAMVNLIGDDVDPPPPNN from the coding sequence ATGCTCGACTATCTTCTCTACAGCCTGATTACCGTATCTTTAGGTGGCATCGGCTATTGCCTGCTGGCACTGCGTACCGTCAGCGAAGGTAACGAAGCGCTCGTAGAACGATTGGGTAAATTCCATCGCAAGCTCTCGCCGGGGCTTCATCTCGTTACTCCGTTATTCGATACGATTGTAGTCGAAGATACGAATCGAGAAAAGGTTCTAGACGTTCCCCCCCAAAATACCATCACTAAAGATAACGTTTCGCTGAGAGTTGATGCGGTCGTTTATTGGCAGATTATTGACCTCGAAAAAACCTTTTACGTGGTCGAAGATATTCAACACGCGATTGAAAATTTGGTGCTGACGACGTTGCGTTCTGAAATCGGTCGTCTCGATTTAGAAGATACTTATGCCGCGCGCGACTCCCTCAATAAAACGCTTTTACGCCAGTTAGACGAAGCAACATCGAATTGGGGCGTTAAAATCACCCGCGTTGAAGTTCAGGAATTACAACCTACGCCTGCTGTGATGGAATCTTTGGAAAAAGAGCGGGCCGCGAAAAGTAAAAAACGCGCTGAAGTGACGGAAGCGGAAGGGTTAGTTGAGTCGATCGAAAAGATTTCTAACGCCCTCGATCGCAGCAGCACTCGCAAACAAGTTCTCAACTTTTTACTAGCGCAGCGCTACGTCGAAGCGAACGAAAAAATTGGTACCAGTACGAACTCGAAGATTCTGTTTATGGATCCGGGAGATTTGAACGAAGCAATGGTGAATTTAATTGGGGATGATGTCGATCCGCCCCCGCCCAATAATTAA